One window of the Paraburkholderia sp. PGU19 genome contains the following:
- a CDS encoding M20 family metallopeptidase, whose amino-acid sequence MTRNIAIQNAASQYDSGHFLDDLRRRVAYRTESQEADSGARLRGYLDDELTPLLTQWGFTCRVVDNPAQGAGPFLIAYRHEDDALPTVLSYGHGDVVRGYDAQWRDGLTPWDVTVDGERWYGRGTADNKGQHSINLAALKAVLDARGGKLGFNLKLLFETGEEVGSPGLHALCTQLRDELAADVLIASDGPRLSAHRPTLFLGSRGLVNFKLELTLRDGGHHSGNWGGLLRNPGVVLANAIASMVDANGKILVEGLRPPPIPDSVRRALAGIAVGGNPGEPTVDTDYGEPGLTPTERVFGWNNLEVLAFRTGNPEKPVNAIPPSAVAYMQIRFVVGTDWQALERVVREHLDRHGFGMVELEVERGAPATRVDPDNAWVQWALRSLRQTTGDEPVLLPNLGGTLPNDVFADVLGMPTLWVPHSYPGCSQHAPNEHLLGPVVRDGLRIMAGLFWDLGAQDTHATNPAPHASTTLA is encoded by the coding sequence TTGACTCGTAACATCGCCATTCAAAACGCAGCCAGCCAATACGATTCCGGCCATTTCCTCGACGATCTGCGGCGCCGCGTCGCGTATCGCACGGAAAGCCAGGAGGCCGACAGCGGCGCGCGCCTGCGCGGCTATCTCGACGACGAACTGACGCCGCTGCTCACGCAATGGGGCTTCACCTGCCGCGTCGTCGACAATCCGGCGCAGGGCGCGGGCCCGTTCCTGATCGCGTATCGCCATGAAGACGACGCGCTGCCGACGGTCCTCAGCTACGGCCACGGCGACGTCGTGCGCGGCTACGACGCGCAATGGCGCGACGGCCTCACGCCGTGGGACGTCACCGTCGACGGCGAACGCTGGTACGGCCGCGGCACCGCCGACAACAAAGGCCAGCACAGCATCAATCTCGCCGCGCTGAAGGCCGTACTCGACGCGCGCGGCGGCAAGCTCGGCTTCAACCTGAAGCTGCTGTTCGAAACGGGCGAAGAAGTCGGCTCGCCGGGTCTGCACGCACTGTGCACGCAATTGCGCGACGAACTCGCCGCCGACGTGCTGATCGCCTCCGACGGCCCGCGCCTGTCCGCGCATCGTCCGACGCTCTTTCTCGGCTCGCGCGGCCTCGTCAATTTCAAGCTCGAACTGACGCTGCGCGACGGCGGCCATCATTCGGGCAACTGGGGCGGCCTGCTGCGCAATCCGGGCGTCGTGCTGGCAAATGCGATTGCGTCGATGGTCGATGCGAACGGCAAGATTCTCGTCGAAGGGCTGCGTCCGCCGCCCATTCCCGACTCCGTGCGCCGCGCGCTCGCCGGCATCGCCGTGGGCGGCAATCCCGGCGAACCCACCGTCGACACAGACTACGGCGAGCCCGGCCTCACGCCGACCGAGCGCGTGTTCGGCTGGAACAACCTCGAAGTGCTCGCGTTTCGCACGGGGAACCCGGAGAAGCCCGTCAACGCGATCCCGCCGTCGGCCGTCGCGTACATGCAGATCCGCTTCGTAGTCGGCACGGACTGGCAGGCGCTGGAACGCGTCGTCCGCGAGCATCTGGACCGGCACGGCTTCGGCATGGTCGAACTGGAGGTGGAGCGCGGCGCACCCGCGACACGCGTCGATCCCGACAACGCGTGGGTCCAGTGGGCGCTGCGCTCGCTGCGTCAGACGACGGGCGACGAACCCGTGCTGCTGCCGAACCTGGGCGGCACTTTACCCAACGACGTCTTCGCCGACGTGCTCGGCATGCCGACGCTATGGGTGCCGCACTCGTATCCCGGCTGCTCGCAGCACGCGCCGAACGAGCATCTGCTTGGCCCCGTCGTGCGCGACGGACTCCGCATCATGGCTGGACTCTTCTGGGATCTCGGCGCGCAGGACACCCACGCAACCAATCCCGCACCGCATGCTTCGACAACCCTTGCATAA
- a CDS encoding porin: protein MKKLVLSTLSLALFGTAGAAHAQNSVTLYGLLDTGLTYSSNSGGHSNIQQASGILNGNRWGLRGSEDLGNGLKAIFTLESGFNLSTGNMGQNSRLFGRQAFVGLASDQYGSVTLGRQYDNLVDNLGPLSLNGTQYGGTLASHPYDNDNLNNSFRVSNSVKYQSVDYAGFKVGAMYGFSNQADGFSDNRAYSVGATYTFGGLKVAAAYLQLNGAGTSNASGAVSSDATFTASRQRTYGAGVSYAFGPANVGFVFTQTQLANATSIGATASGTSSGFTLNGNGAHFTNFEVNGRYALTPAWTLSGAYTYTDASLQGVDPKYHQVTLQTDYALSKRTDVYAEAAYQHVGSTGSSGITAHIVGVSASSSDSQVVGTVGIRHRF, encoded by the coding sequence ATGAAAAAGCTCGTACTCTCGACCCTCTCGCTCGCATTGTTCGGCACGGCCGGTGCCGCGCACGCTCAAAATTCCGTCACGCTCTACGGCCTGCTCGATACGGGCCTGACGTACTCCAGCAATTCTGGCGGTCATAGCAATATCCAGCAGGCCAGCGGCATCCTGAACGGCAACCGTTGGGGTCTGCGTGGCTCGGAAGATCTCGGCAACGGTCTGAAGGCGATCTTCACTCTGGAAAGCGGCTTCAATCTGTCGACGGGCAACATGGGCCAGAACAGCCGCCTGTTCGGCCGCCAGGCATTCGTCGGCCTCGCGAGCGACCAGTACGGCTCGGTCACACTCGGTCGCCAGTATGACAATCTCGTCGACAACCTGGGCCCACTGTCGCTGAATGGCACCCAATACGGCGGCACGCTCGCCTCGCACCCGTACGACAACGACAACCTGAACAACTCGTTCCGCGTCAGCAACTCGGTCAAGTATCAGAGCGTCGATTACGCGGGCTTCAAGGTCGGCGCGATGTATGGCTTCTCGAACCAGGCCGACGGCTTCTCGGACAACCGTGCATATAGCGTCGGCGCGACGTATACGTTCGGCGGCCTGAAGGTTGCGGCGGCTTACCTGCAACTGAACGGCGCGGGCACGAGCAACGCGAGCGGCGCCGTGAGCAGCGACGCGACCTTCACGGCTTCGCGTCAACGCACGTACGGCGCGGGCGTCAGCTACGCGTTCGGCCCGGCTAACGTCGGCTTCGTGTTCACGCAGACGCAACTCGCGAATGCGACGTCGATCGGCGCAACGGCGTCGGGCACGTCGAGCGGCTTCACGCTGAACGGCAATGGCGCGCACTTCACCAACTTCGAAGTGAACGGCCGTTACGCGCTCACGCCGGCATGGACGCTGTCGGGTGCGTACACGTACACCGATGCAAGCCTGCAAGGTGTCGATCCGAAGTACCACCAGGTCACGCTGCAAACGGATTACGCACTGTCCAAGCGCACCGATGTGTATGCTGAGGCGGCATATCAGCATGTCGGCAGCACGGGCAGCTCGGGCATTACCGCGCATATCGTCGGCGTAAGCGCGTCGTCGTCGGATTCGCAAGTGGTTGGCACCGTGGGTATTCGCCACCGCTTCTAA
- a CDS encoding MFS transporter: protein MNMDSVTAHHPGHSSHEAIAQPLSGKSVSRLIIATSIGNALEFYDLIAYGYFATTLSKLFFPAHNATVSLLLTLGTFALSYLARPVGALVLGSYSDRKGRKASLTLSIAMMTVGTGMVALMPTYATIGLLAPIGIFVSRLLQGFSAGGEFGSSTAFLIEHAPERSGFMSSWQFSSQGASTLLASAFGAVLTGMLTQPQLEGWGWRIPFLFGMLIGPVGLYIRRRIDETPEFERIEKAHSPVREMLATQKSRVLASIGALVLTTTANYMILYMPTYAARQLGLAPSSGFIATLIAGLIVTVLTPIVGHWSDKVGRTRIMLGAGVLFFLTVYPAFVFMNAHPSLPTLLAAVTWVALLKATYFAPIPALMAELFPPRTRTTGMAFGYNIGTTIFGGFTPLAVASLIAATGNNLAPGLYLMMAAVVSLLTLVWARARLNAH, encoded by the coding sequence ATGAACATGGATTCCGTCACCGCGCATCATCCGGGTCATTCGTCGCACGAAGCAATTGCGCAGCCGCTGTCGGGCAAGAGCGTCTCGCGCCTGATCATCGCGACATCGATCGGCAATGCGCTCGAGTTCTACGACCTGATTGCATACGGCTACTTCGCGACCACGCTGTCGAAGCTGTTCTTTCCGGCGCACAACGCGACCGTCTCGCTGCTGCTGACGCTCGGCACCTTCGCGCTGTCGTATCTCGCGCGGCCCGTCGGCGCGCTTGTGCTCGGCTCGTATAGCGACCGCAAGGGCCGCAAGGCATCGCTGACGCTATCCATTGCGATGATGACGGTCGGCACCGGCATGGTCGCGCTGATGCCCACCTACGCGACGATCGGATTGCTCGCGCCCATCGGTATTTTCGTGTCGCGGCTGTTGCAAGGCTTTTCGGCGGGCGGCGAGTTCGGCAGTTCGACGGCGTTTCTGATCGAACACGCGCCAGAGCGCAGCGGCTTCATGTCGAGCTGGCAGTTCTCCAGCCAGGGCGCCAGCACGCTGCTCGCGTCGGCGTTCGGCGCGGTATTGACGGGCATGTTGACGCAGCCGCAACTGGAAGGCTGGGGCTGGCGCATTCCGTTCCTGTTCGGCATGTTGATTGGTCCCGTCGGGTTGTACATCCGCCGGCGCATCGACGAGACGCCCGAGTTCGAGCGCATCGAAAAAGCCCATTCCCCCGTACGCGAAATGCTCGCCACGCAGAAGTCGCGCGTGCTGGCGTCGATCGGCGCACTGGTGCTGACCACGACGGCCAACTACATGATTCTCTACATGCCGACCTACGCGGCGCGGCAACTCGGTCTGGCGCCTTCGTCCGGCTTCATCGCGACGCTGATTGCGGGGCTGATCGTCACGGTGCTCACGCCCATCGTCGGACACTGGTCGGACAAGGTGGGCCGCACGCGCATCATGCTCGGCGCGGGCGTGCTGTTTTTCCTGACGGTTTATCCGGCGTTCGTGTTCATGAACGCGCACCCGTCGCTGCCGACGCTGCTCGCCGCCGTCACGTGGGTCGCGCTGCTGAAGGCCACCTACTTCGCGCCGATCCCCGCGCTGATGGCCGAGCTTTTCCCGCCCCGCACGCGCACCACGGGCATGGCGTTCGGCTACAACATCGGCACGACGATCTTCGGCGGCTTCACGCCGCTCGCGGTGGCGTCGCTGATCGCGGCAACGGGCAACAACCTCGCGCCGGGCCTCTATCTGATGATGGCCGCCGTCGTGAGCTTGCTGACGCTGGTCTGGGCACGGGCGCGGCTGAACGCACATTGA
- a CDS encoding LysR family transcriptional regulator, with protein MDNTALRYFLEVARSGSLSKASERLFVAVSALSRQIGKLEEELGTPLFERRPRGMVLSDAGRMLADYARRTLLETERVVGEIRGLAEEGRATIRVASSEGVAPHFLPQVFAHFLKTHPSTHFQLDVSAPSVATQRVREGTTDIAVCFSLAPEKEINVHYSQRAPIFALVRRGHPLAARESVSLKDLTPWPLAMDNQGVTIRQLFDISCSLEGLIFEPVFVSNYHAALQSFVRHTDAVTLTGYLTVRSRLDVDGLAAVPITNAELHQRTLQVQTMAGRTLPHTMQAFLELLMRAIEEPEVVD; from the coding sequence ATGGACAACACTGCACTGCGTTACTTTCTGGAAGTGGCCCGCAGCGGGTCGCTGAGCAAGGCTTCGGAGCGGCTCTTCGTCGCTGTGTCGGCGTTGAGCCGGCAGATCGGCAAGCTCGAGGAGGAACTGGGCACGCCGTTATTCGAGCGGCGGCCGCGCGGCATGGTGCTGAGCGATGCGGGACGGATGCTGGCCGACTATGCGCGGCGCACCCTGCTCGAAACCGAACGCGTAGTCGGCGAGATTCGCGGGCTGGCCGAGGAGGGCCGCGCGACGATACGCGTCGCCAGTTCCGAAGGCGTCGCGCCGCATTTCCTGCCGCAGGTGTTTGCGCATTTCCTGAAGACGCATCCGTCGACGCATTTCCAGCTCGACGTGTCCGCGCCCTCCGTGGCGACGCAGCGGGTGAGAGAGGGGACGACCGATATCGCTGTGTGTTTCAGCCTCGCGCCGGAGAAGGAGATCAACGTGCACTATTCGCAGCGCGCGCCGATTTTCGCGCTGGTGCGGCGCGGCCATCCGCTTGCCGCGCGCGAGTCGGTGTCGTTGAAGGATCTGACGCCGTGGCCGCTTGCGATGGACAACCAGGGCGTGACGATCCGGCAACTGTTCGATATTTCATGCAGCCTCGAAGGGCTGATCTTCGAGCCGGTGTTCGTCAGCAACTATCACGCCGCGCTGCAGAGCTTCGTGCGGCACACGGATGCCGTCACGCTGACGGGCTATCTGACGGTGCGCAGCCGGCTCGATGTCGATGGACTTGCTGCCGTGCCGATTACGAATGCGGAATTGCATCAGCGGACGCTGCAGGTTCAGACCATGGCGGGCCGCACGCTGCCGCATACGATGCAGGCGTTTCTCGAACTGTTGATGCGGGCGATCGAAGAGCCGGAGGTGGTGGATTGA
- a CDS encoding cupin domain-containing protein, with translation MQTDRELGMGIAEFPPNASKPRHKATGPELCYVLEGDVTVQIDGKAAHVYRAGESFALPANLVHVTKAGPSGAKVLASWVHTPGKPFNVPAPD, from the coding sequence ATGCAAACCGATCGCGAGCTGGGCATGGGAATCGCCGAATTTCCGCCGAATGCGTCCAAGCCGCGCCACAAGGCGACGGGGCCGGAACTCTGCTACGTGCTGGAAGGCGACGTCACCGTGCAGATCGACGGCAAGGCGGCGCATGTGTATCGCGCGGGAGAGTCGTTCGCGCTGCCGGCCAATCTCGTGCATGTCACGAAGGCCGGCCCGTCCGGCGCGAAGGTGCTCGCAAGCTGGGTCCATACGCCGGGCAAGCCATTCAACGTCCCGGCGCCGGATTGA
- a CDS encoding gluconate:H+ symporter — MHLTAALTPWSAHDTRLILSCALGLALIIVFISALKLAPFLSILIGTFAAGFTAQLPLDVVASSFSKGAGALLGDVGIIIALGAMLGALMADSGAADRLVSTILEHSTPRRLPWLMALVAIIIGLPLFFEVGLVMMVPIIFVMARRSQQPILRIAIPALAGMTTLHALLPPHPGPLIAVSALHADLGITLGLGLIVAIPAVILAGPLYGIALSKRMQIAEPEEMGKLFRAGSTQTELPGFAISLVTILMPVVLMLGRTVAKLALEKDTLLFDTLDFLGEPIIALGLTVIFAIVALGWSRGMSRDRVGGILRKSLPPIAALLLTIGAGGGLKQTLVAAGISTTIGKIAVGAHMPLLLLAWLIAVALRQATGSATVATTTTAGIVAPVVVGLSATHNSLMALAIGAGSVFFCHVNDAGFWMVREYFGLQLKQTVFVWSILQTIVSVVGLVGTLVLWGVLS, encoded by the coding sequence GTGCATCTCACCGCCGCCCTGACTCCGTGGTCCGCCCACGACACACGCCTCATTCTCTCGTGCGCGCTCGGCCTTGCGCTCATCATCGTCTTCATCAGCGCGCTCAAGCTCGCGCCCTTCCTGTCGATCCTGATCGGCACGTTCGCCGCGGGCTTCACTGCGCAACTGCCGCTCGACGTCGTCGCGAGTTCGTTCAGCAAAGGCGCAGGTGCGCTGCTCGGCGACGTCGGCATCATCATTGCGCTCGGTGCGATGCTGGGCGCGCTGATGGCCGATTCGGGCGCGGCCGACCGGCTCGTGTCGACGATCCTCGAACACTCCACGCCGCGCCGCCTGCCCTGGCTGATGGCGCTCGTCGCGATCATCATCGGCTTGCCGCTGTTCTTCGAAGTGGGTCTGGTGATGATGGTGCCCATCATCTTCGTGATGGCGCGCCGCTCGCAGCAGCCGATCCTGCGTATCGCCATTCCCGCCCTCGCCGGCATGACCACACTGCATGCGCTATTGCCGCCGCATCCGGGTCCGCTGATCGCCGTGAGCGCGCTGCATGCCGATCTCGGCATCACGCTCGGCCTTGGGCTGATCGTCGCGATTCCCGCGGTGATCCTCGCGGGTCCGCTCTATGGCATCGCACTGTCGAAGCGGATGCAGATCGCCGAACCGGAAGAAATGGGCAAGCTGTTTCGCGCCGGGTCGACGCAAACCGAACTGCCCGGCTTCGCCATATCGCTGGTGACGATCCTGATGCCCGTCGTGCTGATGCTCGGGCGCACGGTGGCGAAACTCGCGCTTGAAAAAGACACGCTGCTGTTCGACACGCTCGACTTTCTCGGTGAGCCGATCATCGCGCTTGGGCTGACCGTGATCTTCGCGATCGTTGCGCTCGGCTGGTCGCGCGGCATGTCGCGCGATCGCGTCGGCGGCATCTTGCGCAAGAGCCTGCCGCCCATCGCGGCGCTGCTGCTGACCATCGGCGCGGGCGGCGGCCTGAAGCAGACGCTCGTCGCCGCGGGTATCAGCACGACGATCGGCAAGATCGCAGTAGGCGCGCACATGCCGCTGCTGTTGCTCGCGTGGCTGATCGCCGTCGCGCTGCGTCAGGCGACGGGCTCGGCCACGGTTGCGACCACGACGACGGCGGGCATCGTGGCGCCCGTCGTCGTGGGGCTATCGGCGACGCACAATTCGTTGATGGCGCTCGCCATCGGCGCTGGTTCGGTGTTCTTCTGCCACGTCAACGACGCGGGCTTCTGGATGGTCCGCGAATACTTCGGACTGCAACTGAAGCAGACGGTGTTCGTCTGGTCGATTTTGCAGACTATCGTGTCCGTGGTTGGGCTGGTGGGGACGCTGGTGTTGTGGGGTGTGTTGAGCTGA
- a CDS encoding lipoprotein: protein MKKIHVVALAALVLAGCSSAEKEARQAQEYSHNETSLAAAQRNAAVNCDGAQCDAAWVATKRYVEQHSDTSVTRADAVAIETDVPYSSGKVSFSATRVAKPGGATLTLFAQCRGMYGPDNAKGSDYDDCASKILKTQNGYVAFVRKQVSGQ from the coding sequence GTGAAAAAAATCCATGTCGTTGCGCTCGCCGCGCTCGTGCTCGCAGGATGCTCGTCTGCCGAAAAGGAGGCGCGCCAGGCCCAGGAATACTCGCACAACGAAACCAGCCTTGCCGCTGCGCAGCGCAATGCGGCCGTCAACTGCGACGGCGCGCAGTGCGACGCCGCGTGGGTGGCGACGAAGCGCTATGTCGAGCAGCATTCCGATACCTCCGTCACGCGCGCGGACGCCGTGGCGATCGAAACCGATGTGCCTTACAGTTCCGGCAAGGTGTCGTTCTCGGCGACGCGTGTCGCGAAACCGGGCGGCGCGACGCTCACGCTGTTTGCGCAGTGTCGCGGCATGTATGGGCCGGACAACGCGAAGGGCTCTGATTACGACGACTGCGCAAGCAAGATCCTGAAAACGCAGAATGGGTATGTCGCGTTTGTCAGGAAGCAGGTGTCGGGGCAGTAA
- a CDS encoding sugar porter family MFS transporter — protein sequence MSTLADSIAPTRSRSRRYGLFVCLMAALAGLLFGLDIGVISGALPFVAKHFVLNDRSQEWIVSSMMVGAAIGALGAGWLSWRLGRRYALALAAVLFIVGSLWSGFAGSPVDLIGARLLLGLAVGMASFTAPLYLSEVAPRQVRGAMISTYQLMITVGILAAFLSNIGLSYVADWRWMLGVIAIPAAIFLAGVLALPDSPRWLLQRNRAAEARTVLERLHGNPADVQAELEQVTEDNTRPQRGWSLLRKNPNFRRSVLLGIVLQVFQQLTGINVVMYYAPRIFELAGFGTHEQQLWATVIVGLVNVVATFGAIAFVDRWGRKPILYAGCAVMAFGMCSLGLLLHAGVAGLTAQILAVAALLLFIAGFAMSAGPLVWILCSEIQPQQGRDFGIAVSTLVNWVANMAVAATFLSLLSTVGEANTFVLYAILNVIFAIVVFFYVPETRGVSLEKLGNDLMAGKRLRDLGKADK from the coding sequence ATGAGCACGCTCGCTGACAGCATCGCCCCCACCCGTTCGAGATCCAGACGCTATGGCCTCTTCGTCTGCCTCATGGCAGCGCTGGCCGGCCTGCTGTTCGGTCTCGACATCGGCGTGATTTCAGGCGCCCTGCCCTTTGTCGCGAAGCATTTCGTTCTGAACGACCGCTCGCAGGAATGGATCGTCAGTTCGATGATGGTCGGCGCGGCAATCGGCGCACTGGGTGCGGGCTGGCTGTCGTGGCGCCTCGGACGCCGCTACGCGCTTGCGCTGGCGGCGGTACTGTTCATCGTGGGCTCGCTATGGTCGGGCTTCGCGGGCAGTCCGGTAGATTTGATCGGCGCGCGCCTGCTGCTGGGCCTTGCCGTCGGCATGGCGTCCTTCACGGCGCCGCTCTATCTTTCGGAGGTGGCGCCGAGACAGGTGCGCGGGGCCATGATCTCCACCTATCAACTGATGATTACAGTCGGGATTCTCGCGGCCTTCCTGTCGAACATCGGGCTTTCCTACGTGGCCGACTGGCGCTGGATGCTGGGCGTTATCGCGATCCCCGCCGCGATCTTCCTGGCGGGCGTCCTCGCCCTCCCCGACAGTCCGCGCTGGCTGCTTCAGCGCAACCGCGCAGCGGAAGCTCGCACCGTCCTTGAGCGCCTCCACGGCAATCCGGCTGACGTTCAAGCGGAACTCGAACAGGTCACCGAGGACAACACGCGACCCCAGCGGGGATGGAGCCTGCTGCGCAAGAACCCGAACTTTCGTCGTTCGGTGCTGCTCGGCATCGTGCTGCAGGTCTTCCAGCAGCTCACGGGCATCAACGTCGTGATGTACTACGCGCCGCGCATTTTCGAGCTGGCAGGCTTCGGCACCCATGAGCAGCAACTGTGGGCTACCGTCATCGTCGGCCTTGTCAACGTCGTGGCAACGTTTGGCGCAATCGCCTTCGTCGATCGTTGGGGCCGCAAGCCGATTCTCTACGCGGGATGCGCGGTCATGGCATTCGGAATGTGCTCTCTCGGGCTTCTGCTGCATGCCGGTGTGGCGGGTCTCACGGCACAGATTCTGGCTGTTGCGGCGCTGCTGCTCTTCATCGCAGGCTTCGCCATGTCCGCGGGTCCTCTCGTGTGGATTCTCTGCTCGGAGATTCAACCCCAGCAGGGACGGGACTTCGGCATCGCTGTCTCAACCCTGGTCAACTGGGTGGCCAACATGGCCGTCGCGGCCACGTTCCTCAGCCTGTTGTCGACGGTTGGCGAGGCGAACACCTTCGTGCTGTATGCCATTCTCAATGTGATCTTCGCGATCGTGGTGTTCTTTTATGTACCCGAGACTCGCGGTGTCTCGCTCGAGAAGCTGGGTAACGACCTGATGGCCGGCAAGCGTCTGCGTGATCTGGGCAAGGCTGACAAGTAA
- a CDS encoding Fic family protein yields MTLHPNSTFEAIDNDKSKLDAARPLPKHSLATLREKLALEWTYHSNAIEGNTLTLRETKVVLEGITVGGKSLREHFEATNHRDAILYVEELVAKQEPLSEWQIRNIHALVLKGIDDGEAGRYRQENVVIAGASTTPPDFLHLPAEMASLVEWHVQAQALHPITRAAELHTRFVKIHPFVDGNGRTARLLLNFELMKAGYPPAIIRKEDRLAYYDALDEAWVSDDYSAITLLVAQAVQRSLDTYLQVLGLRSVR; encoded by the coding sequence ATGACACTTCATCCAAACTCAACATTCGAGGCAATCGATAACGACAAGTCGAAGCTCGATGCGGCTCGCCCGTTGCCTAAGCATTCGCTCGCAACGTTGCGCGAGAAGCTGGCGCTTGAGTGGACCTATCACTCCAATGCGATCGAAGGTAATACGCTCACGCTCCGCGAGACCAAGGTGGTGCTGGAAGGAATCACGGTAGGTGGCAAGTCGCTTCGCGAGCATTTCGAAGCAACCAACCATCGCGATGCAATCCTATACGTTGAAGAGCTTGTCGCGAAACAGGAGCCATTGTCCGAATGGCAAATCCGAAACATTCATGCGCTCGTTCTCAAAGGCATCGATGACGGCGAAGCCGGGCGATATCGACAGGAAAACGTGGTAATTGCGGGTGCAAGCACGACACCGCCAGATTTTCTCCATTTGCCGGCGGAAATGGCGTCACTTGTCGAGTGGCATGTTCAGGCGCAAGCGCTTCATCCGATCACGCGTGCAGCCGAATTGCACACGCGTTTCGTCAAGATTCATCCGTTCGTCGACGGCAACGGACGTACGGCTCGTCTGTTACTGAATTTCGAACTGATGAAGGCGGGCTATCCGCCGGCGATCATCCGTAAGGAAGATCGCCTCGCCTACTACGATGCACTCGATGAGGCCTGGGTGAGCGATGACTACAGCGCGATCACGCTACTGGTCGCGCAAGCCGTTCAGCGTTCGCTCGACACCTACCTGCAGGTGCTGGGCTTGCGTAGCGTGCGCTGA
- a CDS encoding serine hydrolase, which yields MQHDLPQALREAIQFSIDHESQWDRNADGKFGVHVNDPPPWNRLLGPIHDRGPVSGAVAVDGRLLATWGEPDRADLTFSIAKTYLALLAGVAHDRGLLPDPDEPVRVRVPGIGFDNPHNAPITWTQLLQQTSEWQGKCFSLTDQADHYRAVTFGDPPNGNKGDLRPLQPPGTYWEYNDVRINQLSLALLHLFGKPLPEVFRKAIMRPVGASENWQWVGYDDAWIDIDGTRVQSVPGGSHWGGGLSVSANDQLKVAQMLLDGGVANGRRVLSAQWIARMQTPCALAPYYGYLVWLNTGRRVFPGVPETSYFGVGAGSSFMWIEPERRIALIVRWLDSQFADAFFGKMLNAIDTVCAR from the coding sequence ATGCAACACGATTTGCCGCAGGCACTCCGCGAGGCTATCCAGTTTTCGATCGACCACGAATCGCAGTGGGATCGCAACGCCGACGGCAAGTTCGGCGTGCACGTGAACGATCCGCCGCCGTGGAACCGGCTGCTCGGGCCGATTCATGACCGCGGGCCGGTGTCGGGTGCCGTGGCCGTCGATGGCCGGCTGCTCGCGACATGGGGCGAGCCGGATCGCGCCGACCTGACGTTCAGCATCGCGAAGACCTATCTGGCGCTGCTGGCGGGCGTCGCGCACGATCGCGGCCTGCTGCCCGATCCCGACGAACCCGTGCGCGTGCGTGTGCCAGGCATCGGCTTCGACAACCCGCACAACGCGCCCATCACCTGGACGCAGCTGTTGCAGCAGACGAGCGAATGGCAAGGCAAGTGCTTCAGCCTGACCGATCAGGCCGATCACTATCGCGCCGTCACGTTCGGCGATCCGCCCAATGGCAACAAGGGCGATCTGCGCCCGTTGCAGCCGCCCGGCACGTACTGGGAATACAACGACGTGCGTATCAACCAGTTGTCGCTCGCGCTGCTGCATCTGTTCGGCAAGCCCTTGCCCGAGGTGTTTCGCAAGGCCATCATGCGGCCCGTCGGTGCAAGCGAGAACTGGCAATGGGTCGGCTATGACGATGCGTGGATCGACATCGACGGCACGCGCGTGCAGTCGGTGCCAGGCGGTTCGCACTGGGGCGGCGGCCTGTCGGTGAGCGCGAACGATCAGTTGAAGGTTGCGCAGATGCTGCTCGACGGCGGCGTCGCCAACGGACGCCGCGTGCTGTCGGCGCAATGGATCGCGCGGATGCAGACGCCCTGCGCGCTCGCGCCGTATTACGGCTATCTGGTGTGGCTCAATACGGGGCGACGCGTGTTTCCAGGCGTGCCCGAAACGAGTTACTTCGGCGTCGGCGCGGGCAGCTCGTTCATGTGGATCGAGCCGGAGCGGCGCATCGCGTTGATCGTGCGCTGGCTCGACTCGCAGTTCGCGGATGCGTTCTTCGGCAAGATGCTGAATGCCATCGATACGGTGTGCGCGCGATAG
- a CDS encoding DUF3563 family protein has translation MFARLSHLLGKMVSGHDVSSHSDYLASSSDLADLERRMRQVDEEEHAYRMPFCGSVSRDQNSFVSKH, from the coding sequence ATGTTTGCACGCCTTTCCCACCTCCTCGGAAAAATGGTTTCCGGCCACGACGTTTCTTCGCACAGCGACTATCTCGCGTCGTCGAGCGATCTGGCTGATCTCGAACGCCGCATGCGGCAGGTCGACGAGGAAGAGCACGCGTACCGCATGCCGTTTTGCGGATCGGTATCTCGCGATCAGAATTCGTTTGTCTCGAAGCATTGA